One window of Micromonas commoda chromosome 1, complete sequence genomic DNA carries:
- a CDS encoding predicted protein → MVYSRFLELPSLGSAPHGLLHRTAALSNPLDPVTASLEAKWLGVSELVLNATAEAKRAGVTTPHPYAENSICFVEPMAPSHGAEAVMFIFIFGVVLGAVPQYLKLILLASSEGISLVSLALMNVSNLTATLNIFILHFEQIKQCVKQNAPEYSFDACQASLLTFYYTLVYTLLWFPLYPLAAHFCSNRKSEVCGVVQTQRQHAWQGLLAHLVPCAILAAPVLKMAASSGACHEYEAYALLLGVVNAILEATRYLPQVYASWYSMGSGSLSYLRLLLSIGGGVGATVQKAVMHEDVSTWFPPLVGHSLEIVIVLMNLYHDMHGGNGGRFNGGENGKAEPDSGGKAASGGDVESGEAAPLIGAHRAAETEAMNRALERGEKAAAGGKQELGSSKGEEEDHGDESWIDELEDKGVVDGCGYCCEQMRTNPKFLRGLIKYM, encoded by the exons atGGTGTACTCGCGGTTCCTCGAGCTCCCGTCGCTCGGGAGCGCCCCCCACGGCCTGCTGCatcgcaccgcggcgctgtccAATCCGCTCGACCCGGTCACCGCGAGTCTGGAGGCGAAGTGGCTGGGCGTGTCCGAGCTGGTGCTGAACGCCACAGCCGAGGCCAAGCGGGCGggggtgacgacgccgcatCCCTACGCGGAGAACAGCATATGCTTCGTGGAACCCATG GCCCcgtcgcacggcgcggaggcggtgatGTTCATATTCATCTTCGGCGtggtcctcggcgcggtgccccAGTACCTCAagctcatcctcctcgcgtcCAGCGAGGGCATCTCGTTAGTCTCCCTCGCGCTCATGAACGTCAGCAACCTCACCGCCACGCTCAACATATTCATCCTGCACTTCGAGCAGATCAAGCAGTGCGTCAAGCAAAACGCACCGGAGTACAGCTTCGACGCGTGCCAGGCGAGCTTACTCACCTTCTACTACACCCTGGTGTACACCCTCCTGTGGTTTCCCCTCTACCCGCTGGCCGCACACTTTTGTTCCAATCGCAAATCCGAGGTGTGCGGCGTCGTGCAAACGCAGCGGCAGCACGCGTGGCAGGGTTTGTTGGCTCACTTGGTGCCGTGCGCCATCCTGGCGGCGCCCGTGTTGAAgatggcggcgtccagcgGCGCGTGCCACGAGTACGAGGCGTACGCTTTGCTCTTGGGCGTCGTCAACGCCATCCTGGAAGCGACGCGGTATCTGCCCCAGGTGTACGCGAGTTGGTACTCGATGGGAAGCGGTTCGCTGTCGTACCTGCGCTTGTTGCTgagcatcggcggcggcgttggggCGACGGTGCAGAAGGCGGTGATGCACGAGGACGTGAGCACGTGGTTCCCGCCCCTGGTGGGTCACTCGTTGGAGATTGTCATCGTGCTGATGAACCTGTACCACGACATGCACGGCGGCAACGGAGGCCGGTTCAACGGGGGCGAAAACGGCAAGGCGGAACCCGATTCGGGTGGtaaggcggcgagcgggggggATGTGGAGAgcggggaggcggcgccgctgATCGGtgcgcatcgcgcggcggagacggaggcgatGAACAGGGCGTTGGAGCGGGGCGAGAAGGCGGCAGCTGGTGGAAAGCAGGAATTGGGAAGTAGTAaaggcgaggaggaggatcaCGGGGACGAGAGCTGGATTGACGAGCTGGAGGACAAGGGGGTGGTGGATGGGTGCGGGTACTGCTGCGAGCAGATGCGGACCAACCCCAAGTTTCTCCGAGGGCTCATCAAGTACATGTAG
- a CDS encoding predicted protein, which yields MEEGFDYDGHRAWFARELRHEPNPRRLFQDAFNDVPVEAIPRDAALRMIQFFLSAREPAEFPGGTYPADVTRTSERLLRSFERPPHNLRFRSEFVVDLGPGAGGGEVTVRSPIPAEAETQLSKSIDGDRRTHPAMTSFLTGAANVATGGVETDASLSRDVDFIRPNKFALSGWYKPLIMQALIAATRWYGSHRLHAAGFTKTHDEKTGCDVWSRPRVAEKGDGLNPEDPNRHDPVVFLHGLGVGLSPYADYVADFLPRDRPVVAPEWPNISYGWNDRCHRYPTPREFASFLARAVTETHARSVRKEWEETSYEEAARFTKVEVGADGRAVGEPGGGGIDSASGRPPVAKGVGFKCDLVAHSYGTVILTAFRKHEGRLVRRCVYVDPVCFLPSFGSYLRYAHDDHLRSTYDLLTHLAARGADPHEPMSMANLVLASWFVKGDPSTQQLMKRLLFPHEAWERGPLGANDMVVLSGLDDIVASAEIAERFARAWPLCEVVTQPQWQHGGFLLEPDPDGVNARIVRFVEGGRSDDDDVNGDDDKGRKRRRARGGLARGAIRRAWRLASRKSRKSREKIGAEKGGAAAATAAAEDGDGDGEKVGGTTARAAVPLAATA from the coding sequence ATGGAGGAGGGCTTCGATTACGACGGGCACCGCGCGTGGTTCGCCAGGGAACTGAGGCACGAGCCCAACCCGCGCCGTTTGTTCCAGGACGCCTTCAACGACGTTCCCGTCGAGGCCAtcccgagggacgcggcgctgcgcaTGATACAATTCTTCCTGAGCGCGCGAGAACCCGCGGAGTTCCCGGGCGGCACGTACCCGGCGGACGTCACGCGGACGTCGGAGAGGCTCTTACGAAGCTTCGAGCGCCCCCCGCACAACCTCCGATTCCGATCGGAGTTCGTCGTCGATctcggacccggcgcgggaggcggcgaagtgACGGTCCGATCGCCGATACCagccgaggcggagacgcAGCTGTCCAAATCGATCGACGGAGACAGACGAACGCacccggcgatgacgtcgttcctcaccggcgccgccaacgtcgccaccggcggggtggagacggacgcgagccTGAGCCGTGACGTGGACTTCATCCGCCCGAACAAGTTCGCCCTGAGCGGCTGGTACAAGCCGTTGATCATGcaggcgctcatcgccgcgactcGGTGGTACGGCTCCCATCGACTCCACGCAGCGGGGTTCACCAAGACGCACGACGAGAAGACGGGGTGCGACGTGTGGTCCAGACCTCGGGTGGCGGAGAAAGGTGACGGTTTGAATCCGGAAGATCCGAACCGGCACGACCCGGTGGTGTTCCTCcacggcctcggcgtgggTCTGAGCCCGTACGCGGATTACGTGGCGGATTTTTTACCGAGAGatcgccccgtcgtcgcgcccgagtGGCCCAACATATCCTACGGGTGGAACGACAGGTGCCACAGGtacccgacgccgagggagTTTGCCTCGTTTCTCGCGCGAGCCGTGACGGAGACGCACGCGCGATCTGTTCGGAAAGAGTGGGAGGAGACGTCTTACGAAGAAGCCGCGCGGTTCACAAAAGTCGAagtcggcgcggacgggcgcgccgtcggcgaaccCGGAGGTGGCGGGATCGATTCCGCCTCGGGCCGCCCACCCGTCGCAAAAGGAGTCGGGTTCAAGtgcgacctcgtcgcgcacTCGTACGGCACGGTGATTCTCACCGCGTTTCGTAAGCACGAGGGCCGTCTCGTTCGCCGGTGCGTCTACGTGGACCCGGTGTGCTTCCTCCCCTCGTTCGGCTCCTACCTGCGGTACGCGCACGACGATCACCTGCGAAGCACGTACGATTTACTgacgcacctcgcggcgaggggcgcggaccCGCACGAGCCGATGTCGATGGCCAACTTGGTCCTAGCGTCGTGGTTCGTTAAAGGGGATCCCAGCACGCAGCAGCTGATGAAGCGGCTGCTCTTCCCGCACGAGGCGTGGGAGCGCGGgcccctcggcgcgaacgacatGGTGGTTTTGTCCGGGCTGGACGACAtcgtggcgagcgccgagatcgcggagaggttcgcgcgcgcgtggccgcTGTGCGAGGTGGTCACGCAGCCCCAGTGGCAACACGGCGGTTTTTTGCTCGAACCGGATCCCGACGGAGTCAACGCGAGGATCGTTCGGTTCGTCGAAGGGGGAcgttcggacgacgacgacgtaaATGGCGACGATGATAAGGGGCGTAagcgacggcgtgcgcggggaggtttggcgcgcggcgcgatcagGCGCGCGTGGAGGTTGGCGTCGAGAAAATCGAGAAAATCGCGCGAGAAGATCggcgcggagaagggcggagcggcggcggcgacggcggcggcggaggatgggGATGGGGATGGGGAAAAGGTCGGCGGCACGACTGCGCGTGCGGCCGTCCcactcgccgcgacggcgtga
- a CDS encoding predicted protein produces MEELARSLGLAPGPASSSAPPSRDPARVPRPTPREAVDILRSLGVPCASETEIVWVSVPTPYRRGRLRLAVLTRHLLVYARGLDPLQAAYERALQSTGGSSGGSGRAWDLDWTGALENLAFAAEAYSLEDDDVRVGADVRDGNGNARTTWTSLTAAFDRYVRSFTADVSEAAGRASSTGSADRGRAALVSVHFRPRHAWLGDPDATKRRHVAVSPDDVPSILEHLARAMRVTGRTPALAWAERPSKTTTIVYLKPPGPLASLVQFLSRVCSDHGLVPSPSADRRSIVAVTPAGARTRMETRLTLGRHAVKGDALVMEYARWETEEAAKDAARMAGAVGLMAAFGAFGVIAVAALNATSAASPIVRYGAPPVRRVPVRRPGRSMMGRPAIWSWRWDFDFNRAGNTGRTGDGGADGGADGGADDGGGGSHNVPGSNPRVVRADDPSLGSGVRARDKFHAIFSGNLRSALANAGYVDAPKCPAQFALAREPRDNANNTSVSSNGDGVDDGWTLVLTPETAWAEAEEAQPSGEPSLAVGDFNVPSAPPLPREPTPTDADVHDAARDRRRTGETTGSDDWNVSGSDRMSRDASDSFTGDANVPKHFSCPITHELFVDPVIFADGHTYERDAIATWLRRRETSPMTGESFPGRRIVLLPNHAMRSQVEEWKAIRRSTSAAAGGENGENGDENRRDAR; encoded by the coding sequence ATGGAGGAACTGGCGAGGAGCCTGGGCCtcgcgccgggtcccgcgtcgtcgagcgcccctccatcgcgcgaccccgcgcgggtcccgcgcccgaccccgcgcgaggcCGTGGACATCCTCCGTTCGCTGGGCGTCCCGTGCGCGTCCGAGACTGAGATAGTGTGGGTGTCGGTACCTACGCCGTACCGACGCGGCCGTCTGAGGCTCGCGGTGCTGACGCGGCACCTGCTCGTGTACGCGCGCGGTCTCGACCCGCTCCAGGCGGcgtacgagcgcgcgctgcaaTCGACGGGCGGCTCATCAggcgggtcggggcgcgcgtgGGATCTCGACTGGACCGGCGCGCTGGAAAAtctcgcgttcgcggccgAGGCGTACAGTttggaggacgacgacgtccgcgtgggcgccgacgtccgcgacgggaacgggaacgcgcggacgacgtggacgtcgctGACCGCGGCGTTCGATCGATACGTCCGgtcgttcaccgcggacgtCTCCGAGGCCGCCGGTCGTGCCTCGTCGACCGGATCAGCCGaccgggggcgcgcggcgctcgtcagCGTTCACTTCAGGCCCAGACACGCGTGGCTCGgcgacccggacgcgacCAAGAGGCGGCACGTCGCGGTCTCGCCCGACGACGTGCCGTCCatcctcgagcacctcgcgagGGCCATGCGTGTGACGGGGCGAACCCCGGCGCTGGCGTGGGCGGAACGCCCGAGCAAGACGACCACGATCGTGTACCTCAAGCCCCCGGGGCCCCTCGCTTCGTTGGTTCAATTTTTGTCGCGCGTGTGCTCGGATCACGGGCtcgtgccgtcgccgagcgcggaccGCCGATCCATCGTGGCGGTAACCCCCGCGGGGGCACGAACGCGAATGGAGACGCGCCTCACGCTGGGTCGTCACGCCGTCAAAGGCGACGCGCTGGTGATGGAGTACGCGCGGTGGGAaaccgaggaggcggcgaaggatgcAGCCAGGAtggccggcgcggtgggcttgatggcggcgttcggcgcgttcggggtcatcgcggtcgcggcgctcaacgcgacatcagcggcgtcgccgatcgTGAGGTACGGCGCGCCCCctgttcgccgcgttcccgTGCGCCGACCGGGGCGGTCGATGATGGGCAGGCCGGCGATTTGGTCGTGGCGGTGGGACTTTGATTTCAATCGCGCGGGAAACACGGGACGTacgggcgacgggggtgccgacgggggtgccgacgggggtgccgacgacggcggcggcgggagtcATAACGTCCCGGGTTCGAATCCTCGCGTggtccgcgcggacgacccgTCCCTCGGCTCGGGCGTCCGAGCCAGGGACAAATTTCACGCCATCTTCTCTGGAAACCTTCGAAGCGCGTTGGCCAACGCCGggtacgtcgacgcgcccaaGTGCCCGGCGCAGTTCGCTCTGGCGAGGGAACCGAGGGATAACGCGAATAACACGAGCGTTTCGTCGAACGGTGACGGTGTGGACGACGGGTGGACGCTGGTGCtgacgccggagacggcgtgggcggaagccgaggaggcgcaaCCTTCGGGTGAACCTTCCCTAGCCGTCGGGGATTTTAACgtcccgagcgcgccgccgttacCCCGCGAACCGACTccgaccgacgccgacgtccacgacgcagcgcgcgatcgacggcggacgGGGGAGACGACCGGAAGTGATGACTGGAACGTGAGCGGAAGTGACCGGatgtcgcgcgacgcgtcggactcgttcaccggcgacgcgaacgttcCGAAGCATTTCTCCTGTCCCATCACCCACGAGCTCTTCGTCGACCCCGTGATCTTCGCGGACGGGCACACGTACGAGcgggacgccatcgcgacgtggctgcgacgacgcgagacgTCTCCGATGACGGGCGAGTCGTTTCCGGGGCGACGAATCGTGCTCCTCCCGAACCACGCCATGCGGTCGCAGGTGGAGGAATGGAAGGCGATCCGgcggtcgacgtcggcggcggcgggcggggaaaACGGGGAAAACGGGGACGAGAATCGGAGAGACGCGAGGTGA
- a CDS encoding predicted protein, with amino-acid sequence MRFTSSRAPTPKFIRLDISGRRRAKRRHLVGRSAPLKNHRTALETDMSASSILVANPTSPASVSRLTQRASSRGASPIHVASSRMMIPRNTRRVSKLAVVPVRAFLGFGKSKEEKAIEEFAASDLGKRALEHASRGGGLASMLEFGKKELEREHVPTDSHIIDAKTRVLCATLINKVVDVPIINEATEQIIALKAVDVVADHMEAELEKAGLATFFDGVRDMSEKDVDKWVKKVAERVNEAVDLPMLDETQEGIVIEMVVKLIAHKFVEGNKKREKKGWFGR; translated from the coding sequence ATGCGGTTCACCAGTTCACGCGCGCCAACACCCAAGTTCATCAGATTGGATATTtcaggacgacgacgggcgaaGCGTCGGCATCTCGTCGGTCGTTCCGCGCCGTTGAAAAACCACCGCACCGCCCTCGAGACCGACATGTCCGCATCGTCCATCCTCGTCGCGAAcccgacgtcaccggcgtccgtctcgcgcCTGACGCAGCGCGCGTccagccgcggcgcctccccgaTCCACGTCGCCTCTTCAAGAATGATGATCCCGCGCAACACACGTCGGGTCTCAaaactcgccgtcgtccccgttcgcgcgttcctcggctTCGGCAAGagcaaggaggagaaggcgatcGAAgagttcgcggcgtccgatcTGGGTAAGAGGGCGCTGGAGCACGCGTCgagaggcggcgggctcgcgtcCATGCTGGAGTTCGGCAAGAAGGAACTGGAGAGGGAACACGTCCCGACGGATTCGCACATCATCGACGCCAAGACCCGCGTGCTGTGCGCGACGCTCATCAACAAGGTGGTGGACGTTCCCATCATCAACGAGGCCACCGAGCAGATCATCGCGCTCAAggccgtggacgtcgtcgcggatcacatggaggcggagctcgagaaggctGGACTCGCGACGTTCTTcgacggcgttcgcgacATGTCCGAGAAGGATGTCGACAAGTGGGTCAAGAAAGTCGCCGAACGAGTCAACGAGGCGGTGGACCTGCCGATGCTCGACGAGACCCAGGAGGGGATCGTGATCGAGATGGTGGTGAAGCTCATCGCGCACAAGTTCGTCGAGGGGAACAAGAAGAGGGAGAAGAAGGGCTGGTTCGGACGATAG
- a CDS encoding predicted protein yields the protein EDLIERKKATRKRVRAALKELTEEQMSTESAQICEALLSTLQIFATENPPERGRPVRLGLYVHCAKLREVDTRPLLETALGLPNCEVYVPIVDDAKKDGESEGVRPAMRFLQIRNLDDDLERKTMGIMEPKEFLADGVTRRQNLEHLWDVPESNPRPLDVLLMPGLAFDSAGARCGRGGGYYDAFVDRYFDRCEASGYEPPPLVALAFSAQVLPAGEVPMARWDRRVDALATADGVL from the coding sequence GAGGATCTGATCGAGCGCAAGAAGGCGACGCGtaagcgcgtccgcgccgcgctcaaggagctcaCCGAGGAGCAGATGAGCACCGAGAGCGCGCAAATCTGCGAGGCGCTCCTCTCGACGCTCCAAATCTTCGCAACCGAGAACCCGCCCGAACGGGGGCGGCCGGTGCGCCTGGGGCTGTACGTGCACTGCGCGAAGCTCCGCGAGGTTGACACTCGGCCGTTACTCGAAACCGCCTTGGGTCTCCCGAACTGCGAGGTGTACGTgcccatcgtcgacgacgccaaaaAGGATGGGGAATCCGAGGGTGTAAGGCCCGCCATGCGATTTTTACAAATCCGTaacctggacgacgacttgGAGCGAAAGACGATGGGCATCATGGAACCCAAAgagttcctcgccgacggggtGACGCGGCGGCAAAACCTGGAACATCTCTGGGACGTGCcggaatcgaacccgcgaccgcTGGACGTCCTCCTGATGCCCGGCCTCGCGTTCGACTCGgccggcgcgcggtgcggccgcggcggcgggtactACGACGCGTTTGTCGATCGATACTTTGACCGATGCGAAGCGTCGGGAtacgaaccgccgccgctggtgGCGTTGGCGTTCAGCGCGCAGGTGCTGCCCGCCGGTGAGGTTCCCATGGCGCGATGGGACCGACGGGtggacgcgttggcgacggcggatggGGTTTTG
- a CDS encoding predicted protein: MFRYISGANGNSGDDALLSEDGGINVRSLPEDVQAVFADIDANGDGVLDMEEFKTMLSTYAVLRRSNQEGSVSISTLPDKVQPALKVFDQDGDGTVDPKELMRAAEMYQASKKSQRRMRKFIIGLVLFVVALIGINSAMTFMMVEIAKETKASPDGVMRVNAGGGHQGAVVKTAANGEPSPLTSGLPDAAFAQLKQFQVDSPTGAHVSLVVQGWYRVPSPIATTGSVVKIMTAAGFIILDGTDMTFEETVGTVFSEAGFDVMGRKLLGMYEIVGIFNSIDDWTGLGEEEKKPGFGKHDFYMEYSTLNKCVMEVGAEKSCVDMYNNTHGAYVQIDGEHYIKIDSTILMDVDTNIAMESHYYAEFQATIEEMKSPTRRVKAQAVAYNVSYEGDEEEEEMFYCKEVHTGDDSSVWNVTNAEKVGETEDADGRTIREFVITTPLTSLQHDFITGFDESIPYTGTTEVKYWDDKATGYPVKFSFGGKDFVVTKYVEDEIDLPEPDEWHVADECFNMKPADALHDKTLPTPVPANPYRFDNRRRLRDECEAEGGCYSSEDVSSQPYCINGTCLNTTEIADIYNSTAYDTQGSGRKLLQSTGFIQHDDTVLIYNHRFGGGLLKISNSVSSGKRWLDFNKGKTYTKNLEAASKSSVPWGDHYFKVKDLGGGEVAFFNDARKKYMRLLECNGGKLSTGSTSHSWTNLPDSWYHERFRLVPLSNTGRLNVRNPEYTYFGLYADKCGSFVRIDANGNVVGIQKDMDKVGDNDLSFRFAFKVLTRSGPTPLSGNCNNAETCRKGCSGNACPGAALTHSIAFPPEALKPRVQFGIEFWHRGCGVKGMSLSGSCGTATCEVGGTFDGPDVCCSNNKFCGPGGSVYGLISQDLLDLIQGSDKADKIKQKLEDLGVSGSLSMILSYYKPAGRSGAITLAIVGEVEASFRRRKLLSIESADEGDEGQVALTSYDAHGRKVVWFKKTLKKAKKFAKKVTNVVKSAAESFVEQFGFTNGVFLSVSGYAEYDFDSESLGVGATIEGQACLLNICGDFAVEVAS, encoded by the coding sequence ATGTTCCGTTACATCTCCGGCGCCAACGGCaactccggcgacgacgccctcctctccGAGGATGGCGGAATCAACGTGAGGTCGctccccgaggacgtccaGGCCGTGTTCGCGGATAtcgacgccaacggcgacggagtCCTCGACATGGAGGAGTTCAAGACCATGCTCAGCACCTACGCGGTCCTGCGCAGGTCGAACCAGGAGGGCTCCGTCTCCATCTCGACCCTCCCCGACAAGGTACAGCCCGCGCTGAAGGTGTTCGACCAGGACGGCGATGGCACCGTCGACCCCAAGGAGCtcatgcgcgccgcggagatgtaCCAAGCCTCCAAGAAGTCCCAGCGACGCATGCGCAAGTTCATCATCGGTCTCGtgctcttcgtcgtcgcgctcatcggcaTCAACAGCGCCATGACCTTCATGATGGTCGAGATCGCCAAGGAGACCAAGGCttcccccgacggcgtgatgcgcgtcaacgccggcggcggccaccaaGGCGCCGTCGTGAAGACCGCCGCCAACGGGGAACCGTCGCCGCTGACCTCGGGTCTaccggacgccgcgttcgcgcagcTCAAGCAGTTCCAGGTTGACTCTCCCACCGGCGCGCACGTCTCACTCGTCGTGCAGGGCTGGTACCGCGTGCCCTCCCCGATTGCCACCACCGGCAGCGTCGTCAAGATcatgaccgccgccggcttcaTCATCCTTGATGGAACCGACATGACCTTCGAGGAGACGGTCGGTACCGTCTTCTCCGAAGCTGGATTCGATGTCATGGGCCGAAAGCTCCTCGGCATGTACGAGATCGTCGGCATCTTCAACTCCATCGACGACTGgaccggcctcggcgaggaggagaagaaacCCGGGTTCGGCAAGCACGATTTCTACATGGAGTACAGCACCCTCAACAAGTGCGTGATGGAAGTCGGCGCGGAGAAATCATGCGTCGACATGTACAACAACACGCACGGCGCCTACGTCCAGATCGATGGCGAGCACTACATCAAGATCGACAGCACCATCCTCATGGACGTGGACACCAACATCGCAATGGAAAGCCACTATTACGCGGAGTTCCAAGCGACGATCGAAGAGATGAAGTCCCCCACGCGTCGCGTCAAAGCCCAGGCGGTCGCGTACAACGTATCGTACGAAGGCGATGAGGAAGAAGAGGAGATGTTCTACTGTAAGGAAGTCCACACTGGCGATGACTCATCCGTGTGGAACGTCACCAACGCCGAAAAAGTTGGCGAGACCGAAGATGCCGACGGGCGCACCATCAGAGAGTTCGTCATCACCACTCCGCTCACCTCGCTTCAGCACGACTTCATCACCGGCTTCGATGAAAGCATCCCCTACACCGGCACCACTGAGGTCAAGTACTGGGACGATAAAGCGACTGGCTACCCCGTGAAGTTCAGCTTCGGCGGTAAGGATTTCGTCGTGACCAAgtacgtcgaggacgagatcGACCTACCCGAGCCCGATGAATGGCATGTCGCGGACGAATGCTTCAACATGAAGCCTGCCGATGCGCTGCACGACAAGACACTGCCAACCCCCGTGCCCGCCAACCCTTACCGCTTCGATAACCGACGCCGATTGCGCGACGAGTGCGAGGCTGAGGGTGGCTGCTACAGCTCGGAAGACGTTTCTTCGCAGCCATATTGCATAAACGGCACATGTCTCAACACCACCGAAATCGCAGATATTTACAACAGCACCGCCTACGACACACAGGGTTCGGGACGAAAGCTCCTGCAGAGTACAGGGTTCATCCAACACGATGATACAGTCCTCATATATAACCACCGTTTTGGTGGCGGACTTCTCAAGATATCAAACAGTGTGAGTAGTGGCAAGAGATGGTTAGACTTCAATAAAGGGAAAACGTATACAAAGAATTTGGAAGCTGCCTCAAAATCAAGTGTCCCCTGGGGAGATCATTATTTCAAGGTGAAGGACCTCGGCGGTGGAGAAGTGGCGTTCTTCAATGACGCTCGCAAAAAGTACATGAGATTGCTTGAATGCAACGGGGGAAAGCTGTCCACCGGTTCTACCTCTCACAGCTGGACGAATTTACCAGACTCTTGGTATCACGAAAGATTCCGTCTCGTACCTCTTTCAAACACCGGAAGACTCAATGTGAGAAATCCTGAGTACACTTACTTTGGGCTATACGCTGACAAATGTGGATCATTCGTTCGAATAGACGCAAACGGTAACGTTGTCGGTATTCAGAAGGATATGGATAAAGTGGGCGACAATGATTTATCTTTTAGATTTGCCTTCAAAGTACTGACTCGATCCGGGCCCACACCCCTGTCAGGTAACTGCAATAACGCCGAAACCTGCCGGAAGGGTTGCAGTGGAAATGCGTGTCCGGGTGCTGCCTTGACCCATTCAATCGCATTTCCCCCCGAAGCTTTGAAGCCCCGGGTTCAGTTCGGCATCGAATTCTGGCACAGAGGATGTGGTGTCAAAGGCATGTCCCTGTCTGGGAGCTGCGGCACGGCTACTTGCGAGGTTGGCGGCACCTTCGATGGCCCCGACGTGTGTTGCAGCAATAATAAATTCTGCGGTCCAGGCGGAAGCGTCTACGGCCTTATCAGCCAGGACCTCCTCGATCTCATCCAAGGATCCGATAAAGCTGACAAAATAAAGCAAAAACTTGAAGATCTCGGCGTTTCTGGGTCCCTCTCAATGATCCTGTCCTACTACAAACCCGCAGGTAGAAGTGGGGCAATCACGCTGGCAATTGTCGGTGAGGTCGAAGCTTCTTTCCGCCGCCGGAAACTTCTCTCCATCGAATCCGCTGACGAAGGTGACGAGGGCCAGGTCGCCCTGACATCGTACGATGCCCACGGCAGAAAGGTCGTGTGGTTCAAAAAGACGCTCAAGAAGGCCAAAAAGTTTGCCAAAAAGGTAACCAACGTTGTAAAAAGCGCCGCTGAATCGTTTGTCGAACAGTTTGGATTCACAAACGGTGTTTTCCTGTCCGTCTCTGGCTACGCCGAGTACGATTTCGACTCCGAAAGcctgggcgtcggcgccacaATCGAAGGCCAGGCGTGTCTACTCAACATATGCGGCGACTTTGCCGTGGAAGTTGCCTCGTGA
- a CDS encoding predicted protein, giving the protein MRSTSRPVLELPSVDAAKTWINSDEYRAIKPIRTDNSTGPVAMFAANMLPDGFDTSSFGAYISTIKKFKSPEDKAKFAETYPPLLKANNAKFGATMIARVPMRGDGSDALLYSENCEDMHLAVLIGFPTYEGAVAYLSDPEFGVAQTKCRLDTMVGPLAVVKATSRADGPFPQYSGVPHER; this is encoded by the coding sequence ATGCGgtcgacctcgcgcccggtGCTGGAGTTGCcctccgtcgacgccgccaagacGTGGATCAACTCGGACGAGTACCGCGCGATCAAACCGATACGGACGGACAATTCCACCGGCCCGGTCGCGATGTTCGCCGCCAACATGCTCCCAGACGGGTTCGACACCTCGTCCTTCGGCGCGTACATCTCGACGATCAAAAAGTTCAAGTCCCCCGAGGACAAGGCGAAATTCGCCGAGACCTATCCCCCGCTGCTGAAGGCGAACAACGCCAAGTTCGGCGCCACGATGATCGCCAGGGTGCCCATGCGAGGCGACGGGTCCGATGCCTTGCTGTACTCCGAGAACTGCGAGGACATGCACCTCGCGGTGCTCATCGGCTTTCCCACGTACGAAGGCGCGGTTGCGTATTTGTCGGATCCAGAATTTGGCGTGGCGCAAACCAAGTGCAGGCTGGACACGATGGTCGGGCCCCTCGCGGTGGTcaaggcgacgtcgcgggcggacGGACCGTTCCCGCAGTACAGCGGCGTGCCGCACGAGCGTTAG